From one Vannielia litorea genomic stretch:
- a CDS encoding TRAP transporter small permease, whose product MALAGGVVLVALILLTCISVVGRGLNTFGHSDFLQNAAEGLANTLLGTGVGPVNGDFEIVEAGIAFAIFSFLPICQLFSAHATVDVFTSFLSKRKNAVIIAFWEIVFTVIVLLITWRLYYGLEDKIGNGETSLLLQFPIWWAFLASFIAAVVASLVAIYCAVGRVMELTTDQHWLPKAEGAAH is encoded by the coding sequence ATGGCGTTGGCTGGCGGGGTCGTGCTGGTGGCGCTGATCCTCCTCACCTGCATCAGCGTGGTCGGGCGCGGGCTCAACACCTTTGGACATTCCGACTTTCTGCAGAACGCCGCCGAGGGGCTGGCCAACACGCTGCTCGGCACCGGGGTTGGCCCGGTGAACGGCGATTTCGAGATCGTCGAGGCCGGCATCGCCTTTGCGATCTTCTCCTTCCTGCCGATCTGCCAGCTCTTCTCGGCCCATGCGACTGTGGATGTGTTCACCTCCTTCCTCTCCAAGCGGAAGAACGCTGTGATCATCGCCTTCTGGGAAATCGTCTTTACCGTGATCGTGCTGCTGATCACATGGCGGCTCTACTACGGCCTCGAAGACAAGATCGGCAACGGTGAGACCTCGCTGCTGCTGCAATTCCCGATCTGGTGGGCGTTCCTCGCCAGCTTCATCGCCGCCGTCGTCGCCTCGCTTGTGGCGATCTATTGCGCCGTGGGGCGGGTCATGGAGCTGACGACCGATCAGCACTGGCTGCCCAAAGCAGAAGGAGCGGCACATTGA
- a CDS encoding TRAP transporter large permease has protein sequence MSVLELGYLSFPILLIMIFLRAPIGLAMLVVGLGGLYYATGGTTVFLAKLKSEVYTTFSSYSLSIIPMFLLMGQFATLSGMSTALFKAAESWLGHRKGGVAMASVGACAGFGSICGSSLATAATMSRVALPELRRYGYSGGFSTATLAAGGTLGILIPPSVILVIYAILTEQNIAKLFLAAFIPGVLAAIGYMITISIYVRLYPDAAGTREPVPYSERIRALLDVWPVLLVFGLVVGGIYLGWFTPTEGAAVGAAGTGLIALVSGQLDWARFKESIISTAQATAMIFFIVLGAGFYNSFLALSQVPQELSNTIVGLGWSPWMVLIIILAFYLVFGCLMDSLSMILLTIPIFFPIISNLDFGLISLHALQEARFESWFAEAQMWFEGLQAGAIEGMRESRFARELEGANEQMAVLGLGTVADAASLAPMQIAAIFGETTPDVVQAARATLESGATLDDETMKAIGLRGANESNLARVSLEHVAIWFGILVLIVVEVGLITPPVGMNLFIINAMDRKTPMVETYKAVMWFVTSDIVRVAILVAFPVITLFLIPV, from the coding sequence TTGAGCGTGCTCGAACTGGGATACCTCTCGTTCCCGATCCTCCTCATCATGATCTTCCTGCGGGCGCCGATTGGCCTTGCCATGCTCGTTGTCGGCCTTGGTGGGCTCTACTACGCGACCGGCGGCACGACCGTGTTTCTCGCAAAGCTGAAGAGCGAGGTCTACACGACCTTCTCCAGCTATTCGCTGAGCATCATCCCGATGTTCCTGCTGATGGGCCAGTTCGCCACGCTCTCGGGCATGTCGACGGCCCTGTTCAAGGCGGCGGAAAGCTGGCTGGGTCACCGGAAGGGCGGCGTGGCGATGGCCTCGGTGGGCGCCTGTGCGGGCTTCGGCTCGATCTGTGGCTCCTCGCTCGCCACCGCAGCCACCATGAGCCGGGTCGCGCTGCCCGAGCTGCGGCGCTACGGCTACTCGGGTGGGTTCAGCACCGCCACGCTGGCCGCGGGCGGCACGCTTGGCATCCTGATCCCGCCCTCGGTGATCCTCGTGATTTACGCGATCCTCACCGAGCAGAACATCGCCAAGCTGTTCCTCGCCGCCTTCATCCCAGGCGTGCTTGCGGCCATCGGCTACATGATCACCATCAGCATCTACGTGCGGCTCTACCCCGACGCCGCCGGCACCCGTGAGCCAGTGCCCTACAGCGAGCGCATCCGCGCGCTGCTCGATGTCTGGCCGGTGCTACTGGTCTTCGGTCTCGTGGTGGGTGGCATCTACCTTGGCTGGTTCACCCCGACCGAGGGCGCCGCCGTGGGCGCGGCGGGCACCGGGCTGATCGCGCTGGTGAGCGGCCAGCTTGATTGGGCGCGGTTCAAGGAAAGCATCATCAGCACGGCCCAGGCCACGGCGATGATCTTCTTCATCGTGCTGGGCGCGGGCTTTTACAACTCGTTCCTCGCGCTCTCTCAAGTGCCGCAGGAACTCTCGAACACAATCGTCGGCCTCGGCTGGAGCCCTTGGATGGTGCTGATCATCATCCTCGCCTTCTACCTCGTCTTCGGCTGCCTGATGGACAGCCTCAGCATGATCCTGCTGACGATCCCGATCTTTTTTCCGATCATCTCCAACCTCGATTTTGGCCTGATCTCGCTGCACGCGCTGCAGGAGGCCCGGTTCGAGAGTTGGTTCGCGGAAGCGCAGATGTGGTTCGAGGGGCTACAGGCCGGGGCGATTGAGGGTATGCGCGAAAGCCGCTTTGCCCGGGAGTTGGAGGGCGCCAACGAGCAGATGGCCGTGCTTGGCCTCGGAACCGTAGCCGACGCCGCCAGCCTTGCCCCGATGCAGATTGCCGCAATCTTCGGCGAGACCACGCCGGATGTGGTGCAGGCCGCCCGCGCCACGCTCGAATCGGGCGCGACGCTGGATGACGAAACGATGAAGGCCATCGGCTTGCGCGGGGCGAATGAGTCCAACCTCGCTCGTGTCTCGCTGGAGCATGTGGCGATCTGGTTCGGCATCCTTGTGCTGATCGTGGTCGAGGTGGGGCTGATCACGCCGCCGGTGGGGATGAACCTGTTCATCATCAACGCGATGGACCGCAAAACGCCCATGGTGGAGACCTACAAGGCGGTCATGTGGTTCGTGACCTCCGACATCGTCCGGGTGGCCATCCTCGTGGCCTTCCCGGTCATCACGCTCTTTCTCATTCCGGTCTGA
- a CDS encoding SDR family NAD(P)-dependent oxidoreductase: MDISGNVALVTGGGSGLGAATVRHLAGLGAKVAVLDYNAEAAEAVAAEVGGAACPADVSNEAAVQAAVEKAAADLGEAPRIAVNCAGLGLAARIVGREGKLSTDLFEKVMKVNLFGTYYVMSHAARLMQELPALNEDGERGVIVNTASAAYQDGQLGQAAYAASKGGVASMCLPAAREFAKTGIRVNAIAPGLFNTPMMESLPEETTQAIIANVPYPHRLGLPREYAMLVQHMVENAYLNGEVIRLDGATRLPPR, from the coding sequence ATGGATATCAGCGGAAACGTAGCCCTCGTGACGGGCGGCGGAAGCGGCCTTGGCGCGGCGACTGTGCGGCACCTGGCCGGGCTTGGCGCAAAGGTCGCCGTGCTCGACTACAACGCCGAGGCCGCAGAGGCCGTGGCGGCAGAAGTTGGCGGCGCGGCCTGCCCGGCGGATGTGAGCAACGAGGCGGCAGTGCAGGCGGCGGTCGAGAAGGCCGCGGCCGACTTGGGCGAGGCCCCGCGCATCGCGGTCAACTGCGCGGGCCTTGGGTTGGCGGCGCGGATCGTGGGGCGGGAGGGCAAGCTCTCTACCGATCTCTTCGAGAAGGTCATGAAGGTAAACCTTTTCGGCACCTATTACGTGATGTCCCATGCTGCCCGGCTGATGCAGGAGTTGCCAGCGCTGAACGAAGATGGCGAGCGCGGCGTGATCGTGAACACCGCCTCCGCCGCCTACCAAGACGGCCAGCTTGGGCAGGCGGCCTATGCGGCCTCAAAGGGAGGCGTGGCCTCAATGTGCCTGCCAGCGGCGCGTGAGTTCGCCAAGACCGGCATCCGGGTGAACGCCATCGCTCCTGGCCTCTTCAACACGCCGATGATGGAGAGCCTGCCGGAAGAGACGACGCAGGCGATCATCGCAAACGTGCCCTACCCGCACCGTCTCGGCCTGCCGCGAGAATACGCCATGCTGGTGCAGCACATGGTCGAAAATGCCTACCTGAACGGCGAGGTGATCCGGCTCGACGGCGCCACCCGCCTGCCGCCCCGATAA
- a CDS encoding crotonase/enoyl-CoA hydratase family protein, which translates to MSDMLKIDVRDDGIAVLTMNRPGKRNAMCDELLEAIDGFFRKVPEGVRVVVLTGTEGHFCSGLDLSEHKARDAEGTMRHSRGWHEVMDRIQFGGVPVVSAMYGAVIGGGLELATSTHVRIAEASTIFQLPEGRRGIFVGGGATVRVGRILGADRMIEMMLTGRKYGHEEGKALGLAHYAVGEGEALDLAMDLAKKIASNAPLSNYIMVQAIARIEDMAKADGLFTESLCAALTQTSPDALEGLAAFLEKRAPKFS; encoded by the coding sequence ATGAGCGACATGCTGAAAATCGACGTGAGGGATGACGGCATTGCCGTGCTCACCATGAACCGCCCCGGCAAGCGCAACGCGATGTGCGACGAACTGCTGGAGGCGATCGACGGGTTCTTCCGAAAGGTGCCCGAGGGCGTGCGCGTAGTGGTGCTGACCGGCACCGAAGGGCATTTTTGCTCCGGGCTCGACCTGAGCGAGCACAAGGCGCGCGACGCCGAGGGCACCATGCGCCATTCGCGTGGATGGCATGAGGTGATGGACCGTATCCAGTTTGGCGGGGTTCCGGTGGTTTCGGCCATGTATGGCGCCGTGATCGGCGGCGGGCTGGAGCTGGCGACCTCCACACATGTCCGCATCGCCGAAGCCTCGACGATCTTCCAGCTGCCCGAGGGGCGGCGCGGGATTTTCGTGGGCGGCGGAGCGACCGTGCGGGTGGGCCGCATCCTCGGCGCCGACCGGATGATCGAGATGATGCTGACCGGCCGGAAGTATGGCCATGAGGAGGGCAAAGCACTTGGCCTCGCCCATTATGCCGTGGGTGAGGGCGAGGCGCTCGATCTGGCGATGGATCTTGCGAAAAAGATCGCCTCCAACGCGCCGCTCTCCAACTACATCATGGTGCAGGCCATCGCCCGGATCGAAGACATGGCCAAGGCGGACGGGCTCTTTACCGAAAGTCTCTGTGCCGCCCTGACACAAACATCGCCGGATGCGCTGGAGGGGCTGGCTGCCTTTCTCGAAAAGCGCGCGCCGAAATTCAGCTGA
- a CDS encoding MarR family winged helix-turn-helix transcriptional regulator, translating into MPAPRPQLVQPDPDDEGLRGHVGYNMKRAFHMIQMDVNATLAPFGLRMVTFSALVVVMENPGLRQSQLAELLAIERPNLVVILDELEQAGLLTRDRAPDDRRAYALHVTAKGLALCEEARIAVSAHDKRMAEGLTDAELDLLITALRRIERNGKLGRSPK; encoded by the coding sequence ATGCCAGCGCCGCGCCCCCAACTGGTGCAGCCGGACCCGGATGACGAGGGGCTGCGCGGCCACGTCGGCTACAACATGAAGCGGGCGTTTCACATGATCCAGATGGATGTGAACGCCACGCTCGCGCCCTTCGGCCTGCGGATGGTGACCTTCTCAGCGCTGGTCGTGGTGATGGAAAACCCGGGGCTGCGGCAATCGCAACTGGCGGAACTGCTGGCCATCGAGCGCCCAAACCTCGTGGTGATTCTCGATGAGCTAGAGCAGGCCGGGTTGCTCACCCGCGATCGCGCCCCAGACGACCGGCGAGCCTATGCGCTGCACGTCACCGCCAAGGGCCTCGCGCTCTGCGAAGAGGCGCGGATCGCCGTGAGCGCGCATGACAAACGCATGGCCGAGGGGCTGACGGACGCCGAACTCGACCTGCTGATCACCGCCCTGCGCCGGATCGAGCGCAACGGCAAACTGGGGAGGAGCCCGAAATGA
- a CDS encoding feruloyl-CoA synthase yields MTTDSRYLAHKVEQETRADGTMLLRSGYQMSTPAPVTGDWLHRWAEEAPDRVFIAERSGAGWRELAYAEVLEQVRAIGSALVGRGLGADTPILVMSGNGVDHGLLALAAQYVGIPLVPVAEQYALIHGAHGRLKHAVELVKPRMIYADDAARYAEALALPEIAALERLVSVNAEPGMVAFDELLKGDTGVNIDTIHAEIGPDTVAKYLLTSGSTSNPKAVITTHGMMCANQAQLLDALPFLGTKPPRIVDWLPWNHVFGGSHNFNMMLANGGSIYIDDGKPTPALIDRTLENLTMKAGTIWFNVPVGFGMVVDAMKSDEALRRSVFSELDMIFYAGASLPQDVWTAMEEMAMEVRGALPLMTSSWGLTETAPATMLQHEPTDRSGIVGVPLTGVTTKLIPDEEMRCEVRVKGPNIMPGYFEDAAKTAEAFDEEGYFITGDAMVFVDAGDINKGMKFDGRISEDFKLQTGTWVRAAGLRMEALKLLDGIASDLVITGADRKEIGLLIFPNMGALKKAGFEEDAADGALVGEHLKREIRHRLAERAGQTSGSASLITRALVLSEPPSMGDGEMTAKGNLNFRKVLTRRAEMLERLYDNADPAVITLKDS; encoded by the coding sequence ATGACCACCGACAGCCGATATCTGGCGCATAAGGTCGAGCAGGAGACGCGCGCAGATGGCACCATGCTGCTGCGCTCCGGCTACCAGATGAGCACGCCCGCGCCTGTCACAGGCGATTGGCTGCACCGCTGGGCCGAGGAGGCACCGGACCGCGTGTTCATCGCCGAGCGCTCCGGCGCTGGCTGGCGCGAGTTGGCCTATGCCGAAGTGCTCGAGCAGGTTCGTGCCATTGGGTCGGCTCTTGTGGGCCGGGGCCTTGGCGCCGACACGCCGATCCTCGTGATGTCGGGCAACGGCGTGGACCACGGACTGCTGGCACTCGCGGCCCAATACGTGGGCATCCCGCTGGTGCCCGTGGCCGAGCAATACGCGCTGATCCACGGCGCCCACGGGCGGCTGAAGCATGCGGTGGAACTGGTAAAGCCCCGGATGATCTACGCCGATGACGCCGCCCGCTACGCGGAGGCGCTGGCGCTGCCCGAGATCGCAGCACTGGAGCGGTTGGTTTCAGTGAATGCAGAACCGGGGATGGTTGCGTTCGATGAACTTCTGAAAGGCGACACTGGCGTTAACATCGATACTATCCACGCGGAAATCGGCCCCGATACAGTGGCGAAATACCTGCTGACCAGTGGCTCCACCTCCAACCCCAAAGCCGTGATCACAACGCATGGGATGATGTGCGCCAACCAGGCCCAGCTGCTCGACGCTCTGCCCTTCCTCGGCACCAAGCCGCCCCGGATCGTGGATTGGCTGCCGTGGAACCATGTGTTCGGCGGGTCGCACAACTTCAACATGATGCTGGCCAACGGCGGCTCGATCTACATCGACGACGGCAAGCCAACCCCCGCGTTGATCGACCGCACGCTCGAGAACCTGACCATGAAGGCCGGCACCATCTGGTTCAACGTGCCGGTGGGCTTTGGCATGGTCGTGGACGCGATGAAGAGCGACGAAGCCCTGCGCCGCAGCGTGTTCTCGGAACTCGACATGATCTTCTACGCTGGCGCCTCCCTGCCGCAAGACGTGTGGACGGCGATGGAAGAGATGGCGATGGAGGTGCGCGGCGCGCTCCCGCTTATGACCTCCTCTTGGGGCCTGACCGAAACCGCGCCGGCCACCATGCTCCAGCATGAGCCGACCGACCGTTCCGGCATCGTCGGCGTTCCGCTGACCGGGGTGACGACCAAGCTTATCCCCGATGAGGAGATGCGCTGCGAGGTGCGCGTGAAGGGGCCGAACATCATGCCCGGCTACTTCGAGGACGCGGCCAAGACCGCAGAGGCGTTTGACGAAGAGGGCTACTTCATCACCGGCGATGCGATGGTCTTCGTCGACGCGGGCGATATCAACAAAGGGATGAAGTTCGACGGCCGGATCTCGGAGGATTTCAAGCTGCAAACCGGCACTTGGGTCCGCGCCGCGGGATTGAGGATGGAGGCGCTGAAGTTGCTGGATGGCATCGCCTCCGATCTTGTGATCACAGGCGCCGACCGCAAGGAGATCGGCCTGCTGATCTTCCCAAACATGGGAGCGCTCAAAAAGGCCGGCTTCGAGGAAGACGCCGCCGATGGCGCGCTGGTCGGCGAGCATCTGAAGCGCGAAATCCGTCACCGCCTTGCCGAGCGGGCCGGCCAAACCTCTGGCTCCGCCTCACTCATCACGCGCGCCCTCGTTCTCTCCGAGCCGCCCTCGATGGGCGACGGCGAGATGACCGCGAAGGGAAACCTCAACTTCCGCAAGGTGCTGACGCGCCGCGCCGAAATGCTGGAACGGCTTTACGACAACGCCGATCCGGCTGTGATCACATTGAAGGACAGCTGA
- a CDS encoding amidohydrolase family protein, with protein sequence MVDISKVRAIDIHTHAEEPCGCHTDDGYDDLQSTMAKYFRAPWEHPPTIPETAAHFREQNIAAVIFPVDAERETGYRRYSNDEVAELVAENSDVLIQFASIDPWKGKMAAREARRLIREYKVKGFKFHPTMQGFFANDRMAYPLYEVIQEEGCIALFHTGQTGVGSGMPGGNGMRLKYSNPMYMDDVAVDFPDMKIILAHPSFPWQEEALAVAQHKPNVYIDLSGWSPKYFPEILVRYCNSILRKKVLFGSDWPMITPERWLADFEKIAIKDELREDIIKGNAARLLGLA encoded by the coding sequence ATGGTCGATATATCCAAGGTCCGCGCGATCGACATTCACACCCACGCCGAGGAGCCCTGCGGCTGCCATACGGATGACGGCTACGACGACCTGCAAAGCACCATGGCCAAGTACTTCCGCGCCCCGTGGGAGCACCCGCCGACCATCCCCGAGACGGCGGCGCACTTCCGTGAGCAGAACATCGCCGCGGTGATCTTCCCCGTCGATGCTGAGCGCGAGACCGGCTATCGGCGCTACTCCAACGATGAGGTCGCTGAGCTGGTGGCCGAGAACAGCGATGTGCTGATCCAGTTCGCCTCGATCGACCCGTGGAAGGGCAAGATGGCCGCCCGCGAGGCGCGCCGGCTGATCCGGGAATACAAGGTGAAGGGCTTCAAGTTTCACCCCACCATGCAGGGCTTCTTCGCCAACGACCGCATGGCGTATCCGCTCTACGAGGTGATCCAGGAAGAGGGCTGCATCGCACTTTTCCATACCGGGCAAACCGGCGTGGGCAGCGGGATGCCGGGCGGCAACGGGATGCGGCTGAAATACTCGAACCCGATGTATATGGATGACGTGGCGGTGGACTTCCCCGACATGAAGATCATCCTCGCGCACCCCTCCTTCCCTTGGCAGGAGGAGGCGCTTGCGGTCGCCCAGCACAAGCCGAACGTTTACATCGACCTCAGCGGTTGGTCGCCCAAGTACTTCCCCGAGATCCTTGTGCGCTACTGCAACTCGATCCTCCGCAAGAAGGTGCTCTTTGGCTCCGACTGGCCGATGATCACCCCCGAGCGCTGGCTGGCGGATTTTGAGAAGATCGCGATCAAGGACGAGCTGCGCGAAGACATCATCAAGGGCAATGCCGCGCGGCTCCTTGGGCTGGCATAG
- a CDS encoding acyl-CoA dehydrogenase family protein has product MKPFKAPLEDILFSLEAVAGAKGLPGYDPELTAEIGAHFAAFAEGELAPLDEAGDAQGARLENGRVRLPDGFVAAYKSLAEQGWQGLMAPEAYGGQEMGRPVFAVTSEIFTAANHALQMLTSLAHGAIDTILQFGTDEHKQRCIPPLASGEWLSTMALTEPGAGSDLSRIRCRAVPAGDGWKITGEKIFISGGDHDATETILHLVLARSSDDGLRGLSLFLCPSAKADGSRNAVSVTRIEEKMGIHAQPTCQLAFDGAEAELIGKEGEGLMAMFTMMNHARLDVALQGAAHAARAWDVASSYAAERVQGRGPEGEVTLDAHADVQRMIDEIDAHAVSARAMAHVALVLLESGDNPALVEFLTPLAKVWCTEAGMRATKTGMQVLGGYGYLKEYRLEQSYRDVRIAAIYEGANGIHARTLAERFVRGKYAESADAFGAWLETVSAEAGSDAVAQAARDWGEARMALAGAEDAAPLAHDFCRLCGCTMALALWAKIAAVAGESHAPERFTRLAADQTRRLAAEISMLKGLLTA; this is encoded by the coding sequence ATGAAGCCGTTCAAAGCGCCGCTGGAGGACATTCTTTTCAGTCTCGAAGCCGTGGCAGGGGCCAAAGGCCTGCCGGGGTATGACCCCGAGCTGACCGCCGAGATCGGGGCGCATTTTGCCGCCTTCGCGGAGGGTGAGCTGGCGCCGCTGGACGAGGCGGGTGATGCCCAAGGCGCGCGGCTGGAGAATGGCAGGGTCCGCCTGCCTGATGGTTTTGTGGCCGCCTACAAGAGCCTCGCCGAGCAAGGCTGGCAGGGGCTCATGGCGCCCGAGGCCTATGGCGGGCAAGAGATGGGGCGGCCGGTGTTTGCGGTGACCTCCGAGATCTTCACCGCCGCCAACCATGCGCTGCAGATGCTCACGAGCCTCGCGCATGGAGCGATCGACACGATCCTGCAATTCGGGACCGATGAGCATAAGCAGCGCTGCATCCCGCCTCTGGCGTCCGGCGAATGGCTCTCGACGATGGCGCTCACCGAACCGGGCGCCGGCTCTGACCTCAGCCGCATTCGCTGTCGGGCCGTGCCAGCGGGCGATGGCTGGAAGATCACCGGCGAGAAGATCTTCATCTCCGGCGGCGATCACGATGCGACGGAGACGATCCTGCATCTGGTGCTGGCCCGCAGTTCGGATGACGGGCTGCGCGGCCTAAGTCTGTTTCTTTGCCCGTCCGCGAAGGCGGATGGCAGCCGCAATGCGGTGAGCGTGACGCGGATCGAGGAGAAGATGGGGATCCATGCCCAGCCGACCTGCCAGCTTGCGTTCGACGGCGCGGAGGCGGAACTGATCGGCAAGGAGGGCGAGGGGCTGATGGCGATGTTCACGATGATGAACCACGCCCGACTCGACGTGGCCCTGCAGGGCGCCGCCCATGCTGCTCGCGCCTGGGACGTGGCCAGCAGCTATGCCGCCGAGCGCGTGCAGGGTCGCGGGCCGGAGGGCGAGGTAACGCTGGATGCCCATGCGGATGTGCAGAGGATGATCGACGAGATCGACGCCCATGCCGTGAGTGCCCGGGCGATGGCTCATGTGGCGCTGGTTTTGCTGGAGTCGGGCGACAACCCGGCGCTGGTGGAGTTTTTGACACCGCTGGCGAAGGTGTGGTGCACCGAGGCGGGCATGCGGGCGACCAAGACCGGCATGCAGGTGCTCGGTGGCTACGGTTACCTCAAGGAATATCGGCTGGAGCAAAGCTACCGCGATGTGCGGATCGCCGCGATCTACGAGGGTGCGAATGGCATCCACGCGCGGACGCTGGCGGAGCGGTTCGTGCGGGGAAAATATGCCGAGAGCGCGGATGCCTTTGGGGCATGGTTAGAGACTGTTTCAGCCGAAGCAGGGTCTGATGCCGTGGCACAGGCCGCGCGGGATTGGGGAGAAGCGCGTATGGCTTTGGCCGGAGCGGAAGACGCTGCGCCCTTGGCGCACGACTTCTGCCGCTTGTGCGGCTGCACCATGGCGTTGGCGCTTTGGGCAAAGATCGCAGCAGTCGCAGGCGAGAGCCACGCGCCGGAACGGTTCACCCGGCTGGCGGCGGATCAGACCCGCCGCCTCGCCGCCGAAATTTCCATGCTAAAGGGCTTGCTGACCGCTTAG